A genomic stretch from Shewanella woodyi ATCC 51908 includes:
- the aroK gene encoding shikimate kinase AroK: MAEKRNIFLVGPMGAGKSTIGRHLAQMLHLEFHDSDQEIESRTGADIAWVFDVEGEEGFRIRETQVVADLTEKQGIVLATGGGSIQSKEIRNNLSARGIVVYLETTIDKQVARTQRDKRRPLLQVEDPREVLENLAATRNPLYEEIADVIVKTDEQSAKVVANQIIEQLGF; encoded by the coding sequence ATGGCTGAGAAACGTAATATTTTTCTAGTAGGTCCTATGGGGGCTGGTAAAAGCACTATAGGCCGTCATCTGGCACAGATGCTGCACTTAGAGTTCCACGATTCCGATCAAGAGATTGAAAGCCGTACAGGTGCGGATATAGCGTGGGTTTTTGATGTCGAAGGCGAAGAGGGTTTTCGTATTCGTGAAACACAGGTAGTCGCAGATTTAACTGAGAAGCAAGGCATTGTCCTAGCGACTGGCGGCGGATCAATTCAGAGTAAAGAGATACGCAATAATCTTTCTGCTCGTGGGATCGTCGTTTACCTGGAAACTACAATTGATAAGCAAGTGGCTCGTACACAACGAGACAAACGCCGTCCATTGTTACAAGTAGAAGATCCAAGAGAAGTTTTGGAGAACCTAGCTGCCACTCGTAATCCTTTGTATGAAGAGATTGCTGATGTCATCGTGAAAACTGATGAACAGAGTGCGAAAGTGGTCGCAAATCAAATTATTGAACAGTTAGGTTTCTAG
- the aroB gene encoding 3-dehydroquinate synthase — MKQIQVDLGVRSYPIVIGRNLMSCGEHFARFLQDKKILIVTNETVAPLYLEKLELQLSSFDCVEPVILPDGEQYKTLAQMDSIFTSLLQQNSGRDTVLIALGGGVIGDMTGFAAASYQRGIDFIQIPTTLLAQVDSSVGGKTAVNHPLGKNMIGAFYQPKLVVIDTDCLSTLPAKEFSAGMAEVIKYGIIWDSEFFSWLENNVERLKTLDDEALAYAIGRCCEIKADVVAEDETEQGVRALLNLGHTFGHAIEAEMGYGVWLHGEAVAAGTVLAASTASRMGLIDGSIVCRITKLFEAFDLPVSPPDSMNFEQFIKHMRRDKKVLKGQVRLVLPEAMGQAGVYSEVSDELLEDVIRCA, encoded by the coding sequence ATGAAGCAAATTCAGGTTGATCTCGGGGTACGTAGTTATCCTATTGTTATTGGTCGGAATTTGATGAGTTGTGGCGAGCATTTTGCTCGCTTCCTCCAAGATAAAAAAATCCTAATCGTTACCAATGAAACTGTTGCTCCTCTATATTTAGAGAAGCTTGAGTTACAGCTATCCTCATTTGATTGTGTTGAGCCTGTCATCTTACCCGATGGCGAGCAATATAAGACGTTAGCTCAGATGGATAGTATCTTTACCTCATTACTACAGCAAAACTCTGGCAGAGACACCGTTCTTATTGCCTTAGGTGGCGGTGTAATTGGTGATATGACCGGTTTTGCGGCCGCAAGTTACCAAAGAGGTATCGATTTTATCCAGATCCCTACGACACTGTTGGCGCAAGTCGACTCCTCAGTCGGTGGGAAAACAGCAGTAAACCATCCCTTAGGTAAAAATATGATAGGTGCCTTCTATCAACCTAAGCTTGTGGTGATTGATACTGACTGTTTATCTACATTACCTGCTAAAGAGTTTTCTGCTGGAATGGCGGAGGTGATTAAGTACGGTATTATCTGGGATAGTGAATTTTTTAGCTGGTTAGAAAATAACGTCGAACGCTTAAAGACATTAGATGATGAAGCACTAGCGTATGCTATCGGTCGTTGTTGTGAAATTAAAGCCGATGTTGTCGCCGAAGATGAGACAGAACAGGGTGTGCGTGCTCTGCTGAATCTGGGTCATACATTTGGTCATGCAATTGAAGCTGAGATGGGTTACGGTGTTTGGTTGCACGGTGAAGCCGTTGCTGCTGGCACAGTACTTGCTGCATCTACTGCGAGCAGGATGGGATTAATTGATGGGTCAATTGTTTGTCGAATTACAAAATTATTTGAAGCATTTGATCTCCCCGTTTCCCCTCCCGATTCAATGAATTTCGAACAATTCATTAAACATATGCGGCGAGATAAGAAAGTACTTAAAGGTCAAGTCAGATTAGTTCTACCTGAAGCTATGGGTCAGGCGGGAGTGTATTCTGAAGTGAGCGATGAACTACTGGAAGATGTTATTCGCTGCGCATAG